One Pelodiscus sinensis isolate JC-2024 chromosome 9, ASM4963464v1, whole genome shotgun sequence genomic window, ggtgtagacagagctatggtgatggaagaattcttctgttggccTACCTACTGCCCATTAGGGCGGTGGATTAACTACAGTGAAAGGCAAACCCCTCCTAACACTGTACAGTGTCCGCACAGAAGTGGTAGAATGGTACTGCCATAGCTTTTAAAGAGTCGACTTTCCCAGCGTTTATGAAGGTTACTAGGTGCTTTGTGGCAAGTAACCAAGACCATTTTTTTATATTGCATTATGAAATGGGCTCTAGTAGCCTTCATGGTGCTTGGCAAAAGTAACCATAGGATGCAGTAATGCTTAGACAGTAGTATTCATCTGCATTGTTTTGTTGCTTAACTTAAAAGcttcttccttccttctgaaATCAGGTTCACATTACAGTGTGCTTAATATGCGGAATCACAGCAAACATGAAAAGATGCATAGACCATGAATTCAGGATTCATAGCCCCTAACTCTTAAAATTAACACAAGATGAAAAATGTTCCTTAATGAAGGCAAATGGCTCACCTTTAAGTGTAATATAATTTTCTCATTTAGCAAATTAATTGATGGTGCTGTACCTCTACCTGCTCCTATTACCATATAACTTCAGGTTAATGTGCGCATTGAGATTCTTTTGTTGCTATTTGGGCCTGTGAATATAATTAAAAATGCAGGTCTGACAACAGGACTTAAAAGATTCTTAGAAACTGAATAATTTTACTACTATGGTGTAAACAAGGAGCATGCTCAGTCTTTTGTGAAATACATAATCACTACAGATGAATGATGTTTAAAATAGGTATATAAATGTCACTGAGGCATCCAAAAGTCCTTGGGTGTTTAAATTCATTTGGAAATGATGGTTTTATAGTGCTTCCTCCATCCTAAAGTAAGGCGAAAACTATGGCTTTATTCACAAGGCTCTTGGATATGATTGATTGCCTCTTAGGGGAGGCGTGCCTATGAGGAACCACAGCTGGCAATAGGATGTGGAGAAAGGGTGACTACTTAGTAGCTACTTCAGTGCAGTAATGACCAAGAATCATTACCCATCTGATGGCTGTTTGGGTCTCAAGCCAGCTGCTAACAGATAGAATCATAGTTGCAGTGCTGGGTGAATAATCAAGGATTTAGTTCATGTGCAGGTGCTGTTGAAGCACACTTAGTCTTATGGGTGTGGGTTTGCATGAGAAACCCCTTCCACCCTACAAGGGCCCTGGCTCTGAAgccagtgcaagggagaaggtggGCAGGATAAAATATCCCAGGAAGATGGGGTGGTGGGCTAGCTCTTCCAGTGGCCCAATGGATAAGGTGCCTACCACCAGGAATGGTGGACTCAAAtcccaggagctgccagtcaCCCACCACCAGCCTGCCACAGCTCAGACTGGCCCCAGGGTGAAGTTGGGCAGGATAAAGCATCCAGAAAAGGTGGGGAGgcaggctgcccccccctccagtggCCCAACAGATAAGGCGGCAGGCTCCAGTCCTACCATCCCCAGGGACTGCCATCCTACACATTATCTTTCTTACCTTTTGGGTGCATTCAGCCATTCTATTGCTCCCTGAGGCTTAGTGGGGCAATTTTGtggcaccttccccacatccaggGCACAGGGACATGGTATCACCAATACCTACCACGGTCCATGCATGAAAGGCAGATTTTAACAGCCACTCGCCCCCATGCAGGAGCACAGAAACACTGACTGTCAACTGTTGCTAAGACTGAATTCCCCCCTAGTGCCTACTGAGATAGCTAGAGATGGCACGTGTGTTTCCCCAGCCCACTGTCTTGTGGAGAGGGATGATTGATGGATGCTGAACACCCTCCTCTCCTCCATAAGACTTTATAAGCATTTGAACAGGTAGGGGCCACCATGCTCATGAAAACCTGCCTGTACTAGGGGGCTGGCCTGCATGGGCAAAAGTGTGAGGGAACTAGCGGGAGAGGTGCCTTTTGGTGGGTGGCTTGTCTGTCAACTGACCATCAGCCTGATTTGTCATTGATGTTCGTTGATGCAGTGTCAGGGGGTTCATTCATCACTGGTGGCACCAtctcctggcccctctggggattAGATTGGACCAGAAGTTGCACCATCTACCAGCGTTGGGTCTCTCATCCAGCGGGCTCCTTTCATGCCTGGAACCGCAACTACCTCTTTGATGTCCCTGGAAAAGTGAACAGGTGGTGACCTGACTAGAGGGCTGGGTCACAAAGTCCCTCCTGGCAGATGGGCTCCAGTAGAATTCCTGCTCACTGCTTTGCTGGTGCAGATTGGTCAGCAACTGATGGGGGAGCCAGGcccaccctctgctccaggtTCTGGCTCAGGGGTCCTCTAGTCAGCAGCCATGGCTTGCATTCCTATTCCTTGCTACTATTCCTCCGAGCCATCTCCTGCCTTcttggcttcccctcccaccttctcTGCCAGCTTCCTCCCAGGGAGTAATCATGACTCCACAGTAGCTATAATATACTTTCCCTTCTCCCAGGGAGTGCTCGCAGCGCCCACCTGTCACCAGCTTCCTTGCTTATAGAGGTCTCACCTAGTCTAGCTGAGCCTGTTCAGATTTAGGTTGGAGAGGTGATTGGCCCAGTTGGCCACCATAACCCTTGCGTGGGGTGGACAGCCTGCACCCCTGACCATGGCTTTGGTTGGTGCGTCTATATCACACAGCTCACAGTCTTATGGAAGTTACAATAGAAAGACCAAAACTGAATCCGTGTGGAAACCTCACTGGTTGGTGTGGCTAAGGTGCCTTAGTCTGAGGGAAGCACACACTGTTGCTTTGTGTGCGTTGATAAATAAATAATAGCCTGCAGGCAGtgatccctctaagctgtgtggtggcacagcttcacgggtgattaatcagccctgcccagtcagtcagctccatgcatggagccctaaGCCGCTGACTGGGCAGcgctgattaatcacccgtgaagctgtgctgccccacaacttagagggaacagttTGCAAGGCTGTCAGAATCCAAGCCTTCTGTGAGCACTTTGCCACAATATTAGTGTGGCCGCTACTATAATATTCAATGAGTTCCACTGCCTCCCTGAAGACTCAGACGTGACTAAAAATAATGGGCCTGATTGTCAAGCACTGTCAATCATTGTAGCTCCATTGAAAGAGCAAAGCTTTGTCAGTTTACACCAGCTTAGCATCTGTCTCCTTGGTACAACTTCCTTCACCCTCCCCAACATCCCAGGCTGTTGTTCACAGAACGAATCACAGCTAGGTTGCCCTTCTGTAAATACAGACTCATGGCTACACTCTCTCTCTCGTCACAGTTAGGGATGGAATAGTGTAatcgattaatcagttaaccagtaagcaaaagcttatcagttaatgctgtagactacacacatttcccgctctcccccgccagtaaattttttagcaggctggccagcaacctggttcacgccaggtccaggacctacccctgctgcggctctgtatttaaagtgtattaggagtcaggtgggtaggcagcccggctcagttctggcttatgctgggtctgggagttcAGCCCCTTCATCCGCCCGGACTgcagcgcggagtggcaggggcGCCTCAGGaatggggccggagcacactggctcctggccccacccccgggaactATAGAATTATCAAGTAACCAGTAAGAATTCAAttgactgatatttaacatccctcgtcaTAGTTTCATTTCTTTTCCCCCTAGAGAACATGAGTGGTTTAAACATGACTTGCCTAGTTACTTGTTTCCAGAGGATCCTTCCTACGATGCCAATGTCATTGATGATGAAGCAGTGCGGGAAGTTTGTGAGAAGTTTGAATGCACGGAGTCGGAGGTGATGAACAGCTTGTATAGCGGTGACCCACAAGACCAGCTTGCAGTAGCGTACCACCTTATTATTGACAATCGGAGAATCATGAACCAAGCCAGTGAGTTCTACCTCGCCTCTAGTCCCCCCACTGGCTCATTTATGGATGACAGCACTATGCACATACCTCCGGGGGTGAAACCACACCCAGAACGGATGCCTCCTTTAATAGCAGACAGTCCCAAAGCACGGTGTCCCTTGGATGCACTGAACACTACCAAGCCAAAACCTCTGACTGTGAAAAAAGCCAAGTGGCATCTAGGAATCCGCAGTCAAAGCAAACCGTATGACATTATGGCTGAAGTGTACCGGGCTATGAAACAGCTGGATTTTGAATGGAAGGTAGGAACTATCAGGGCTTTGTGGCCATTTTCAAGGATCATTTCCTTATAAATCCTGATCTGAATTGATCAGTGCAGTTAGTAAGTATTGTTACAGGATTGCCTGTTTCTAAGCTAATACCACTTGTATTATCCTCTCtagtttattatttttttacttttacaAACACTCAACATTAAAAATGTTAGTTGTGGCTAAATAAACTCCACGTGTCTTACCAATGTAAAATATgcactttcttttttcttttttaaactgtcaGCCTAGGCTGGCAAGATTATTAGGGGTGAAGTCACATCCACATTTAGTTCATGCTTTCAGTCAACACTTCCCAGACAACGCACCTGTGGGACTGAACTTTCTCatgcttgatttttttctctgcttgGTAATATTCTGTTAGCTGGGTTATCTGAGATATTGGTTATGGGATAGGAGAGGCATTTTTGCAGCAGACAGCGATTCACTTTTTCTTGTGCTCAGATTAATTCTTGCCATTGAGTTAGccctcactgagggtacgtctagactaccgcgttttgtcgacggaagttttgtcgacagatactgtcgacaaaacttccgtcgacaaagagcgtccagacacattgagttctgtcgacaaagcaagctgctttgtcgacagaactccgcagtctggacgcaatgttacaggcaataacaccttctgtcgacagagttctgtcgacagaaggtgttatgcctcgtaaaatgaggtataccagcgtcgacaaaactgatgagttctgtcgacgttatgttgacaaaactcagcggtagtgtagacgctggtatagttttgtcgacaaaactaggtagtctagacacaccctaagaattGCCATGCCTGATTCTTCACAGCCTTGTGTAGTCACTTTCCTGTGTAAGATGTGACCATTTGTAAGAGGCTAGCTAAGGAGTCAACCATTTTGCCCAGGGATAAATAGCAACACAAGATGGAAGGCagtgcagaatctggcccataactCTTGACACGCTGATACCACACAGCTATATTTATCCCCAGTAGTTCATTCTAGAATGGTTTACTTAATGGTCCCTCCTATAAGTCGCCCCGGTATATatctgttctgcactaaagttgttggcgcttgtaggaactgatactTTATAAGtactcccattccctgctcttaaattgcgcaaaaaaatcccccaagtttatgcaaatggaagtcagtctcaggaaaaaaaattccctactttggctgtttctagactgcatcccttttccgtaaaagggatgcaaattagacacatcgcaattgcaaatgaagaggggagctttgccggaaaaaagcgccagtctagatgcggatctttcggaaaataaagccttttccaaaagatcccttattcctcttaaaataaggaataaggaatctttcagaaaaggctttattttaagaggaataagggatctttcggaaaaggctttatcttctgaaagatccacgtctagactggcgctttttcccggcacagctccgagccggaaaaaagcggcagccatgtttatgcaaatgaagtggggggatttaaatccccgcttcatttgcaattgcaatgtgtctaatttgcatcccttttacagaaaagggatgcagtctagacacagcctttaagtttatcttgtacttATAGCGAGGACGGCCTGTAACGTGAGTGAACATTACCATTGCTGCAGATGCTAATTTTGAAATGCCTGCATTTAAGACATCAGCCATAATAACATGTTAACCTTTCCAACATTTAATTAATTGATGGACATCTCCGTGTAAGGAGTGGGAGAAATGTCTCAGCTCAAGCCCTGTGGGCAGTAACTGAATTCCACCATTATGGAAAGTTCAGGAAGTGTCTGAAAGCTGCTTTACAGACTGTGGCAATTCCCAGTTTTAGTGGTTCGCTAAAGGAGTTAAACAAGGTCTTCTAGACCTTGGCCTGTTTTCTAACACTGACGCCTGTATTCATGTTTTAACCCAGGCCCTATTTTGGTGGGCAGAGGGCAGAATAAGGGTGTTTGATAACAATGGAGCAGAAATATATTGTTACCATTTCATTCAACTGACATTTGCTCTCTGAAGAAAATCTGAATGTGTTGCTCTTTTCCTACAAACATATTCTTCTCTGTTAGGTAACTTCGTTTGCTGTCTTTTTCTAGAGGCTAAGTCCCTATTGCACAAGGCACTGTTCCAACATATGACACAGTCCTCCTCCACAGGGCTCACAGTCTAAATAAAAATATTGGGGTTTACAACAGCTAGTAGCTTGGTTAGATACACAGCCAGACAGACAACTAATTAGCCAAATTTATTCCTGGTACAGCTCTACAAACTGAAGTGGAATTTCATCCAGGATGAAGTTAGTGGAATGGTTCTCTAGACCGTGTGTGAGGCTTGAGAAATAGTTGTCTGCATGTAAGACCAACTTCACAGCCATGATTCACATTGCAATAAGCCTCCACCTGTGCAAATCCATTATAAACAGTACACATATGAAACACATTCTATTGTGAGTCATACTTGTGGGGGTAGCAGGATGGCAAGAGAGGTATACACAAAACTGATAAGCACTTAAcataccaaaaaaaacccccaaacacacTTTAGAAGAAACtgggatatttatttatttatgttaaaACAATCGTTCTTTTTGGACAATGTTTTTGTCCTGAAATGTTTCACActagggggaaaagaaaaatattctttctACCATCTTGAATTTTATTCCTGAAAGAAGGTTACCTGTTTTAGGTGGTGAATGCCTATCATCTTAGAGTGCGTCGAAGGAATCCAGTGACTGGGAATTATGTGAAAATGAGTTTACAGCTTTACCAGGTTGACAATCGCAGCTATCTTTTGGACTTTAAAAGCATTGATGGTAAGCAGGAAGTTGTGGCATGAATCGCGTGCAATGGGGTATTTTAAGGGTTTGTTCACTCCTCCTTTTAATATTTTCAGATTCTCCTGTGATATCTTCTAGTATTTCTAGTCAACTTGAGTAACTCTGGCCCATTCATCTCCACTAGCGCTACTGTGACAGTTTAATAGTTCTTTATACTAGCGAAAGGGGAAAATCAATTCCAATGAGCCTCACATTTGTCACTGCACAACATACTTTTTCCTCATCCGCTGCAAACTCCTTTTGATCTGAAATGATCAAACATAGCAAGTGTGTAGAAGTAGCTAGATACCAGCGCACAGATGTATTCTTACTGTATAGAATCTCCCAAGCAGGTATACACAGTGAGTTTTAATATACAGATTTCCTTTTCcctctactaatgtaatatacaCTTTAATTGGTACATACGTCAGGGTGAAATACTGGCCCCACTGAATgggaagtgactctctaggaaggagtactgcagaaagggatctagaggtcatagctGAGTTAAATATGTTAAATATGAGTCTACCGTGtaacaccattttttttaaaaaaaagcgaAACACCATTCTAGGGATGTATTTTTGGGatatgttgtaagcaagacaggagaagtaattcttccactctactctgtgctgtttaggcttcaactggagtattgtgtccagttctgggcaccacatatcaggaaggatgtggagaaattggagatggcccagagaagagcaacaaaaatacgattaaaagtctagaaaacatgggggctacgtctagactggcatgattttccggaaatgcttttatcagaaaagttttctgttcaaagcattttcggaacagagcgtctagattggcacggatgcctttccgcaaaagcactttttgcggaaaagcgtccgtggccaatctagacgcacttttccgtaaaaaagccccgatcgccatttttgctattggggcttttttgcggaaaacaaatctcagctgtgtacactggcccttttgcacaaaagttttgtgcaaaagggacttttgcccgaatgggagcagcatagtatttccgcaaaaagcactgatttcttacagtaggaagtcagtgcttttgcggaaattcaagcagccagtgtagacagctggcaagtttttccagaaaagcgactgattttccagaaaaactggccagtctagacacagctgacctgtgagggaagattgaaagaattgggtttgtcgagtctagaaaagagaagactcacaggggacatgatagcacctttcaagtatctaaaagggtgttacaaggaagagggagaaaaattattctccttaacctctgatgctaggacaagaagcatgtGGCTTAtattgtagcaagggaggctttggtaggacattaggaaaaattcatATCAGGGgtattaagcactggaataaattgcctaaggaggttgtggaatctccaccactggagatatttaagagcaggataaacatatatctgtcagggatgatctagaatgcATGGTCATCCCtagatgcttggtcctgccatgagtgcaggagacgggacttaatgacctcttgaaaccccttccagttttaggattcTATTCTATGAAGTTAATAGGAGCCatgtcactgatttcagtggagccagaatttcatTCCTAGCATGCATTCACTGTTGATGGAAGCATTCCCTTCTTGGCCAGGCCTTGCCCGGGACGCAGCTGAAAagatttgaaataatgctgtttgTTTGTGCATTTAAGATGATGCCATGGAGCAGAGGTCAGGCTCGTCCACCCCACAGCGCTCATGCTCTGCGGCTGGCTTGCACAGACCACGCCTGAGTATTGATTCTGCCGCCGCTGAATGCCAGTCGCTTACTGGATCTCTGACAGGCTCCTTGCCTGGGAGCGTGGCCTCCGTTACTCCACGCCTGGGTAGCCACACCATGGACTTTTTTGAAATGTGTGCCAGTCTGATCATGGCATTAGCTCGCTGATGATCAGGACTGAGGCATGTGTGGTTGCACTGTGAGACTCTGGTCCTAGGTGGTTTCTTTTTTCGTTTGTTTGGTCACACCCTGGGCATAGTGTACGCTGTAGTGCAAACACCCCCTCAGAACCCAAATACTCCCTTCTGAGGATCCAGGTCCCATTACAAAGCATTGAGGAAACTAGAAAGAGGTTTGTCTCATTTATTTTTTCTAGTTTCACCATAGTACAAACAAAACTGCTTTTACAAACACAGATGACTGGGAAAAACTGGGCACGGTTTTAAAACAGTAACTTCCTCATTAAGCTTACCAGTAAACAACCTTTCTGTGCATGCTTCCTGTCTCTATTTATGGAAACTTGGCTGAGCCTCAATAATCAATAGTATAGGTGCTGTCCAGTGACATTTCTATTGTATACCCTGTGCTATTCAAGGGGGCTCAGGTGAAGTAGATCAGAGGTATAGACAAGTAACAATATTAAACAAAATCCAGCTGTAATAAAACTGCTGCAGTATTTACAAACTGATGCCAATAGGCCTCTAACAGCAGCTCTGGCATAAAAACCAGCAGCCATGTGGAAGGTTCTGTGATTTGGAACGTGCAACTTATTGGAAATACAAGAGCACACAGAAGAGGTGCAACACACTTCCCTCTGAGAGGGTCACACATTaaagctgcgtctagattggcatgattttccagaaatgcttttaacggaaaagttttccattaaaagcattttcggaacagagcgtctagattggtatggaggcttttccgcaaaagcactttttgcggacaagtgtccgtgccaatctagatacacttttccgcaaaaaagccccgattgccattttcgcaatcggggcttttttgcggaaaacaaatctgagctgtctacactgccccttttgctcaaaagctttgcgcaaaagggacttttgcctgaacaggagcagaatagtatttccacaagaagcactgatttcttacagtaggaagtcagtgcttttgcggaaattcaagcggccagtgtaggcagctggcaagtttttccggaaaagcggctgattttccggaaaagctggccagtctagacacagcctaaagctTTGAATTCAAGAGTGCAATctccccagcttcccctaccCCTTCTACTCAGCTGCTTTGGATCTACAGAATGGTCCTAGCCTCCTTTTAATCATCAAGAATAacttggcttttttcccccccatccaCTGACCGCATTGGCCATTGTATGCTCAGAACCTGCTTTCAGTCATGTCAGAGCTGCTGTAAATTACTACAAGCCTCGCCGCTTACAGAATATTTCAAATAGCTGTCCCGTAAGTAGCAGAGATTTCCTATCTGAGAGAAAAAAATGTCTGAAGTTCATAGCAGCTGATGCCTATGCTTCCAAGGGATGAGAAATAGTCACTGATCTCTCCTTCAGGGGCTCatccctcttgagcaaaagcgggTATgcgagagaggcagcaagagcctTTAGAGAGCCAGATAGGGGGCATGATAGGAACAGAGTGGAAAGGAAatctaggagagagagagagagcacgagAAGGATTGTTGAGGTGCTGACACAGACTGGGTGGTATTACTGGAGATAGTGAGAGCTATAGTTTTTAAGGAAGCAGACAACTTCTCCAATCTGTTCCTCACTCTATTTGCTGACTAACCCCATCTCAGTCGTCTTACAGCCcatactcccctcccccattaatTCCCTTTTCAGACTTCATTTCCTACTTCTATGCTAATACCCACCCACCATTTCATTCACCTCACTGCTAGCAAATCTCTATCTGTGGATTCACCTTCCCCTACAACATACCtggctcctattggccagggGATGTTGAGAAGCTAGCAGAACTGCCTCTCTGCATCCCCATTCAACACAGGAGATCAAACCTGGGATGTGAGCTTGATAGCACCATGTTTGTCACACAAGGATAAAAGTGACCCAGGGCTGACTCGCTTAGGTGGGAGTGGCAGTTTTCCTTTGTGAAATGCACAGGTGCCTTTGAGGTTCAATAGGCTGTAAACTTCAAGTGATCTCTCTCAGAGCAGGCCCTTTTACTTACCCTTGAttcttccccaagtcagctgccaaATGTACCTTGCCCGTCCTAGAGCATAGAGAGTCTGTCTCTTGTACTGTTTCATGACAGGTAGCAGCTAAGTTTGAAAGTGGTGTTCCAGGCTTCAGGGCTTTTGTGTACTTCTAATGCTTAATAGACTGTGACCTTCACTGCTATACCGATAAGGCAGGACTGtcttatatttttatttctttactgtTGGCTAACGAAGGATAAGCTTCTGTTAAAATAAAGAGAAGGACTtgtcaggttaaaaaaaatactaCAAGGGATAAACTCTACTGTATGGACTTTTACCAaaaaatgttgttgtttttttaattacttgGGCTTAACCTAATGGGTAGCACTGGCATTTGTCTTCTGTTGCTGTGGTGTTTAATTCCCATCACCTGACTATAAAAGACCAGGGTAAAACCAATCAAGTCAAGATGCCAATCCGCCTCCTTTGGGTGAGGTGTTACTCTTCAGagcactgccctccggcagtgaccaCTCCGGTCTTGGTCTGtgcccccttccgggggggggggggtcattgttcttcctctgctcctcctccagggtcctccctacacCTTAGAACCaccagttcttctcccactctgcctgcccagttgcctcctgcaaccctgccttatggacttatggcctggggcttccccgggTCAAACTTCCCCAGCCTACCGcaactgcctccttgcagcccggccttttagggctgcctccacgTAAGCCCCACCCTGCATGACTGCCTCCTtacagccctgggcctcaggctgGGTAGCTTGGGTTTGCTAGGCCAAaacctctctcattgcaggcagaTAGGCaggtctctcccctcctcccaggagctgctctatatggcctccagctgggcccttgttagctgcctcagctgggcctcctgctgactccaggtctcagccccttaaagggccagtgcagggcaatgcCCTGCCACACTTGATACCTACTGGAAGTTAGTGAGACACTTTCAACTTCAAgggtctaattttttttttttaattgccttatGTTGCGGACCACACCTTAGATTTACATAAGTGCAACTTGGCAACTGAAGCTTTTTCTACTATCTGTGCCCCGTGTTTCCTCTTTGCCTGTTTTTCAGGTTAGACAAAGAGAGCAAGGTAGTCAGTTTCAAAATCAATCAATTTTACTGTTAAATGATAGCTAGCCCAGTGCTGCAGTATCTGAATGACAAGCCCTCCAGGTGAATGACTGTTTGTTACATAACCTAAGCACATGGCACACATTCCCCGTGCTTTTTTGAAAAGTacaatttttgaaaaattaaataatGGGCAGAGTGGGTGAATCACCAAGGGTTTGAACCTGTGCCTGGTATGTATACAACTTTACAAGTCTTTCAGTAATTACACAAGTCAGTGGAGAATCTTGCCACCTACTTCTAAAAATGTGAGGCCAAATTTGATTTCCAGATGGTCCCTGTAAGttcatgtcactttagtaataggATTCCAGTTTTGCCTACAGATCACCTACCTagcattttaaaacacaaaagtAACAGAACCTTCTTCTtctgttataaaaaaaaaagcaacactgATAATGTACCTCAGGCTCCTGCAGACCCTGGCTCATGCCTGGAGAAAGACATACATGACCTGCATATTTTCTCTTCCAAATTTGTTATGACACCTTTAGGGCAGGAAAAAACTGGGTACAGAGGAAATGGCTTAATACACTGGATATGGCCAACAGGCTTTGAGCAGAGCATGCTTTCAGGTTTGAGGTAGAAGAGTCCAGTGGTAGACTGTTGAAGGCTGGCAGTAGTTTGGTTGTTGTAGACAGAGGGCATCAAAGAGACCAACGGCTCATTAGTATCTAAGTCATAACAACATGGCCTCCATTACCACAGCATTGAAGTCTGTGGTGCACAATCTGGTTGTACTTTATTGCAAGGTAGGGAAGTGTTAATTATCCCTCCTCCAGGCCACCCAAAGTCTGTAGGAGACCAGGGAACTGAACTCTGCACACCCACATCCTACATTAGCaccactagagcaggggtggggaaccttttttggattggggaccactga contains:
- the PRKAA2 gene encoding 5'-AMP-activated protein kinase catalytic subunit alpha-2; amino-acid sequence: MAEKQKHDGRVKIGHYVLGDTLGVGTFGKVKIGEHQLTGHKVAVKILNRQKIRSLDVVGKIKREIQNLKLFRHPHIIKLYQVISTPTDFFMVMEYVSGGELFDYICKHGRVEDAEARRLFQQILSAVDYCHRHMVVHRDLKPENVLLDAHMNAKIADFGLSNMMSDGEFLRTSCGSPNYAAPEVISGRLYAGPEVDIWSCGVILYALLCGTLPFDDDHVPTLFKKIRGGVFYIPEYLNRSVATLLMHMLQVDPLKRATIKDIREHEWFKHDLPSYLFPEDPSYDANVIDDEAVREVCEKFECTESEVMNSLYSGDPQDQLAVAYHLIIDNRRIMNQASEFYLASSPPTGSFMDDSTMHIPPGVKPHPERMPPLIADSPKARCPLDALNTTKPKPLTVKKAKWHLGIRSQSKPYDIMAEVYRAMKQLDFEWKVVNAYHLRVRRRNPVTGNYVKMSLQLYQVDNRSYLLDFKSIDDDAMEQRSGSSTPQRSCSAAGLHRPRLSIDSAAAECQSLTGSLTGSLPGSVASVTPRLGSHTMDFFEMCASLIMALAR